The proteins below come from a single Chitinophaga pinensis DSM 2588 genomic window:
- a CDS encoding SDR family oxidoreductase translates to MENNVTGKVVLITGASSGIGEATALLLAEKGAKVVLGARREDRLQALAARIIAAGGAVIYAVTDVKKRADLTALVSLALAHFGRLDVLINNAGIASLSPMDHVTVDEWDEMIDVNIRGVLHGIAAGLPVFRQQKSGHFINVASTAGLKIIPNMGVYAATKSAVRFISEGLRQEAGPDLRVTVISPGYTQTELGNGMSNQELRAQTAAGMEKMAIAPGAIAAGILYAIEQPAAVDVNELVIRPTAQA, encoded by the coding sequence ATGGAAAACAATGTAACAGGAAAAGTAGTGTTAATAACAGGTGCGAGTAGTGGCATTGGTGAGGCAACTGCCTTATTGCTGGCAGAGAAAGGAGCAAAGGTGGTACTTGGCGCCAGAAGGGAAGATAGATTACAGGCATTGGCGGCACGTATTATAGCAGCAGGCGGAGCCGTGATCTATGCCGTGACGGATGTAAAGAAACGAGCTGACCTCACAGCCCTGGTCAGTCTGGCACTTGCACATTTCGGCCGACTGGACGTACTGATAAATAATGCCGGTATCGCTTCCTTATCACCTATGGATCATGTCACAGTGGATGAATGGGATGAAATGATTGATGTGAACATCCGGGGTGTATTACATGGAATAGCGGCGGGACTGCCGGTTTTTCGTCAACAGAAAAGCGGGCATTTTATCAATGTCGCTTCTACAGCAGGACTGAAGATCATACCAAACATGGGCGTATATGCGGCTACTAAATCGGCGGTCAGGTTTATTTCAGAAGGACTGCGGCAGGAGGCAGGCCCTGATCTTAGAGTTACGGTGATTTCACCCGGATATACCCAGACTGAGTTAGGTAACGGTATGTCCAACCAGGAGCTGAGAGCACAGACTGCTGCAGGTATGGAAAAGATGGCCATTGCTCCGGGAGCCATCGCGGCAGGTATTTTGTATGCTATTGAACAGCCGGCAGCAGTCGATGTGAATGAACTCGTTATTCGCCCCACTGCACAGGCATAG
- a CDS encoding sensor histidine kinase, which yields MHPAIKTLLLCILIGATFGTYLYFTYDHRFIRIAVNVLSSVNIGSLMMLLIYYRGYFINRFTNAALKVIVMILLLILVALTGTELTLIMRAGIMGEAFVPFSAGSIYILNILVVMVIAIPIYISEEWKSMANARMLQQQYRLLQLEQQQTAFELELLRAKINPHFLYNMHNTIAGLISQDPAKAEELVLLLSKFFRFTLNKDSVTCHPVKDELDIISTYLHMQQIRYGNRMRYTIHAAPDTLHMQMPSFILQPLVENAVKHGIETMAADGNIDVQLSLKDTHLVICIADSGPAFPDIPGTGMGLQMVMNKLKLLYGDNYTIELNNTPEKYVRIIIPGNSDNVARG from the coding sequence ATGCATCCGGCTATAAAGACTTTATTACTGTGTATCCTGATTGGCGCCACCTTTGGCACTTATCTGTACTTTACGTATGATCACCGCTTTATACGCATTGCTGTAAATGTTCTGTCCAGCGTCAATATCGGTTCACTGATGATGTTGCTGATCTATTACAGAGGGTATTTTATCAACCGTTTTACAAATGCCGCCCTTAAAGTGATTGTGATGATATTACTGCTGATACTGGTCGCATTGACCGGAACAGAGCTGACATTGATCATGCGGGCAGGCATCATGGGAGAAGCGTTTGTACCCTTCAGTGCAGGCAGTATCTATATTCTGAATATACTGGTGGTAATGGTTATTGCTATTCCTATCTATATCAGTGAAGAATGGAAGAGTATGGCGAATGCCCGGATGCTGCAGCAGCAATATCGTTTGTTGCAACTGGAGCAACAACAGACTGCTTTCGAACTGGAATTGCTGCGTGCGAAGATCAATCCGCATTTTCTGTATAATATGCACAATACGATCGCCGGACTTATCTCTCAGGATCCTGCGAAAGCAGAAGAACTGGTATTACTGCTGTCGAAGTTTTTCCGCTTCACTTTGAATAAGGATAGTGTTACCTGTCACCCGGTAAAAGATGAACTGGATATCATCAGCACCTATCTGCATATGCAGCAGATCCGGTATGGTAACAGGATGCGTTATACTATTCATGCGGCTCCGGATACGCTACATATGCAGATGCCTTCCTTTATACTGCAACCATTGGTAGAGAACGCAGTGAAACATGGGATAGAAACGATGGCAGCAGATGGCAATATTGATGTACAGTTATCGCTGAAAGATACACACCTGGTTATATGTATTGCTGACTCAGGACCGGCATTTCCGGATATCCCGGGAACCGGCATGGGATTGCAGATGGTTATGAATAAACTGAAGCTGTTGTACGGAGATAACTATACGATAGAACTTAACAATACACCAGAAAAATATGTCAGGATCATTATTCCAGGAAATAGTGACAACGTTGCTCGTGGATGA
- a CDS encoding ATP-binding cassette domain-containing protein, with the protein MLRIADFKKSYNQHPVLAVPSLELGAGIHWIKGVNGSGKSTLLKAIAGIIDFSGDILLDNVSIRQQPVDYRKKVNFAEAEPVFPEFLTGREMIRLFATAKQAPAGQEVPYLESMQMQSYLDQPLGSYSSGMLKKLSLVLAFTGTPRLILLDEPLITLDTASLDILYNWIRERYTAQGTSFLLSSHQPIEQDALVVNSVLLTADKTVKQLAG; encoded by the coding sequence ATGCTGCGGATCGCGGACTTTAAGAAATCATACAACCAACACCCGGTATTAGCTGTTCCTTCCCTGGAACTGGGCGCCGGCATTCACTGGATCAAAGGCGTGAATGGTTCCGGTAAAAGCACACTCCTGAAAGCGATTGCAGGTATTATTGATTTCTCCGGTGATATCCTCCTGGACAATGTCAGCATCAGGCAACAGCCTGTCGACTATCGTAAGAAAGTCAACTTCGCGGAAGCAGAACCGGTATTCCCGGAATTTCTTACGGGAAGGGAAATGATCCGGCTCTTTGCAACGGCGAAACAAGCGCCTGCCGGACAAGAAGTACCTTACCTGGAAAGTATGCAGATGCAGTCCTATCTTGATCAACCGCTGGGCAGCTATTCCAGTGGTATGCTCAAAAAACTGTCCCTGGTACTGGCCTTTACCGGTACGCCACGGCTGATACTGCTGGACGAACCGCTGATCACACTCGATACCGCCTCCCTGGATATCTTGTATAACTGGATCAGGGAACGGTATACTGCGCAGGGAACATCCTTCCTGCTATCCTCCCATCAGCCTATCGAACAGGATGCATTGGTAGTCAACAGTGTGCTCCTGACAGCAGATAAAACCGTAAAACA
- a CDS encoding helix-turn-helix domain-containing protein, whose protein sequence is MKASAPSIHQFDSISALMRYLGLPAPMHPLVVLVPSGNLRVPAEDSGDTFILTFYKVSFKIDFKGQVKYGQGYYDFEEGGLAFIAPHQRTMAMNDPQEYEGYTFFFHPDLIRNYQLGRTISRYGFFSYAVAEALFLSAKEKRIIDGLFAVMQEELQNNIDQFSQDVMVSHIELLLNYSNRFYNRQFLTRKAKYNDLVDRMNAYLSERFDAEKSLLSGLPTVQEVADHLAVSPRFLTDMLKSLTGQNTQQHIQDRLIEKAKDILSTSDRSVAEIAYQLGFEHPQSFNRLFRRKTQVSPIAFRQSFH, encoded by the coding sequence ATGAAGGCATCCGCTCCATCTATCCATCAATTTGATAGTATTTCCGCTTTAATGCGCTATCTGGGGCTACCGGCTCCCATGCATCCATTGGTGGTGCTGGTGCCGTCAGGGAATCTCCGTGTTCCTGCGGAAGATTCGGGAGATACGTTTATCCTCACTTTCTATAAAGTCTCTTTTAAGATTGATTTTAAAGGTCAGGTGAAATATGGACAGGGATACTATGACTTTGAGGAAGGAGGACTTGCCTTTATAGCGCCTCATCAGCGGACGATGGCGATGAATGACCCGCAGGAATATGAAGGATACACCTTCTTTTTTCATCCCGATCTTATCAGGAATTATCAACTCGGAAGAACGATCAGCCGTTATGGCTTCTTTTCCTATGCGGTGGCGGAGGCTCTGTTCCTTTCCGCAAAGGAAAAGAGGATCATAGACGGACTATTCGCAGTTATGCAGGAAGAATTGCAGAACAACATAGATCAGTTCAGTCAGGATGTGATGGTATCACATATTGAGTTATTACTTAACTACAGTAACCGTTTTTATAACAGGCAGTTCCTGACCAGGAAGGCAAAGTACAATGATCTGGTCGATCGTATGAATGCCTATTTATCGGAGCGTTTTGATGCAGAAAAGTCTTTATTGAGCGGATTGCCTACGGTTCAGGAGGTGGCAGATCACCTTGCTGTTTCTCCCCGTTTTCTGACCGATATGCTGAAATCCCTGACGGGGCAGAATACCCAGCAGCATATTCAGGACAGATTGATAGAAAAGGCGAAGGATATATTGAGTACAAGTGATCGTTCCGTAGCAGAAATTGCCTATCAGCTCGGATTTGAGCATCCTCAGTCTTTTAACCGGCTTTTTCGACGAAAAACCCAGGTTTCCCCGATTGCATTCAGACAATCCTTTCACTAA
- a CDS encoding LytR/AlgR family response regulator transcription factor — MSGSLFQEIVTTLLVDDEVIAIHRLKKALQVYPQIKIVGEAMDGAAAVELINRLRPELVFLDIRMPGFNGFEVLDRLTYMPMIVFVTAYEEYAIRAFEKNSLDYLLKPVEEERLEMTINRIRQRPKQETELLSRIKMLLGEQQSEPRISTIPVRSGDKIFLVHVQDVVLLEAREKYVVVHTEGEEQLIDYSLSYLEGRLPETFVRVHRSYIVNKLKIREIQKYFKGTFMLLMNDRKGSKVKTAASYNDTIKTKLLLP; from the coding sequence ATGTCAGGATCATTATTCCAGGAAATAGTGACAACGTTGCTCGTGGATGATGAAGTCATCGCCATTCACCGTTTGAAAAAAGCACTTCAGGTTTATCCCCAGATAAAGATCGTCGGAGAAGCCATGGATGGTGCTGCTGCTGTAGAACTGATTAACAGGCTACGCCCGGAGCTGGTATTCCTGGATATTCGTATGCCTGGGTTTAATGGTTTCGAAGTCCTGGACCGGCTGACTTATATGCCCATGATTGTTTTTGTGACGGCTTATGAAGAATATGCTATACGGGCCTTCGAAAAAAACTCCCTGGATTATCTGTTGAAGCCTGTTGAAGAAGAACGACTGGAAATGACGATTAACAGGATCCGTCAGCGGCCCAAGCAGGAAACGGAATTATTGTCCAGGATAAAAATGCTGCTTGGAGAACAACAATCAGAACCACGTATCAGCACGATACCTGTAAGAAGTGGTGATAAGATTTTTCTGGTGCATGTACAGGATGTTGTATTACTGGAAGCGAGAGAAAAGTATGTTGTTGTACATACTGAAGGCGAGGAACAACTGATTGATTATTCACTGAGTTATCTTGAAGGAAGGTTGCCGGAGACGTTTGTACGGGTGCATCGTAGTTATATAGTTAATAAACTTAAAATACGGGAGATACAGAAATATTTTAAGGGCACTTTTATGCTGCTGATGAATGACAGGAAAGGCTCAAAGGTGAAGACAGCGGCTTCTTACAATGATACTATAAAGACTAAGTTATTATTACCATAG
- a CDS encoding NAD-dependent epimerase/dehydratase family protein: MKVIITGATGFVGEGVLLECLRNNNVSAVLMVNRKPSGIQHHKLRECIVTDFMDLSAVKPQLIGYDACFYCAGISSVGLTEEVYTHITYDLTINFAKVMLSLNPDMVFNFVSGSHTDASEKGKLMWARVKGKAENALGKMPFKAQYNFRPGFMKPTKGQQNVKTFYKIIVPIFPLLFPSQSCTLREVGLSMINATLKGSAVRTLEISDIKRLAVA; the protein is encoded by the coding sequence ATGAAAGTTATCATCACAGGTGCGACTGGTTTTGTGGGAGAGGGCGTTTTGCTGGAATGTCTCCGCAATAATAATGTCAGTGCAGTATTAATGGTGAATCGAAAGCCTTCGGGCATACAACACCACAAGCTCAGGGAGTGTATTGTGACTGATTTTATGGATCTGAGTGCAGTAAAACCCCAGCTCATCGGATATGATGCCTGTTTTTACTGTGCGGGTATCAGTTCGGTAGGTCTGACAGAAGAAGTATACACCCATATCACCTATGATCTGACCATTAATTTTGCAAAGGTCATGCTGTCATTGAATCCTGATATGGTGTTCAATTTTGTATCTGGTAGTCATACGGATGCGTCTGAAAAGGGAAAGCTCATGTGGGCGCGTGTGAAGGGGAAAGCAGAGAATGCTTTGGGAAAGATGCCATTTAAGGCGCAATACAATTTCCGTCCCGGGTTTATGAAGCCGACGAAGGGACAGCAGAACGTAAAGACCTTTTATAAGATTATCGTACCGATATTCCCTTTATTGTTCCCTTCTCAATCCTGTACCCTCCGGGAAGTAGGACTATCCATGATCAATGCTACACTGAAAGGATCTGCAGTACGTACGCTGGAAATAAGTGACATCAAACGCCTGGCAGTAGCATAA